In Synechococcus sp. KORDI-100, a single window of DNA contains:
- the ilvC gene encoding ketol-acid reductoisomerase — protein MAQLFYDSDADLGLLNGKTVAIIGYGSQGHAHALNLKDSGIDVVVGLYAGSRSADKAKADGLDVLSVAEASAKADWIMVLLPDEFQKDVYEKEIAPHLSAGKVLSFAHGFNIRFELIKPPADVDVVMVAPKGPGHTVRWEYQNGQGVPALFAIEQDASGNARGLAMAYAKGIGGTRAGILETNFKEETETDLFGEQAVLCGGLSELVKAGFETLVEAGYQPELAYFECLHEVKLIVDLMVKGGLTSMRDSISNTAEYGDYVSGPRLITADTKAEMKKILADIQDGTFAKNFVAECEAGKPEMKKIRERDAALPIEAVGKGLRSMFSWLKTA, from the coding sequence ATGGCTCAGCTCTTCTACGACTCCGACGCTGATCTCGGTCTGCTGAACGGCAAGACCGTGGCGATCATTGGTTATGGCTCCCAGGGCCATGCCCATGCGCTCAACCTCAAGGACAGCGGCATCGACGTCGTGGTGGGGCTTTACGCGGGAAGTCGATCCGCTGACAAAGCGAAAGCCGATGGCCTCGATGTGTTGAGCGTGGCGGAAGCGTCTGCCAAGGCCGACTGGATCATGGTGCTGCTGCCCGATGAATTCCAGAAGGACGTCTACGAGAAGGAAATCGCCCCACACCTCAGTGCCGGCAAGGTGCTGAGCTTTGCCCACGGCTTCAACATCCGCTTCGAGCTGATCAAGCCACCAGCCGATGTCGATGTGGTGATGGTGGCGCCGAAGGGGCCAGGCCACACCGTGCGCTGGGAATACCAGAACGGCCAGGGGGTGCCGGCCCTGTTCGCCATCGAGCAGGACGCCTCCGGCAATGCCCGTGGGCTGGCCATGGCTTACGCCAAGGGTATTGGTGGCACCCGCGCCGGCATCCTTGAAACCAACTTCAAGGAGGAGACCGAAACCGATCTCTTCGGTGAGCAGGCCGTGCTGTGTGGTGGCTTGTCAGAGCTGGTGAAGGCCGGCTTCGAAACCCTGGTGGAGGCTGGTTACCAACCGGAACTGGCCTACTTCGAATGCCTGCATGAGGTGAAGCTGATCGTCGATCTGATGGTGAAGGGAGGGCTGACCTCCATGCGCGATTCGATCTCCAATACAGCCGAATACGGCGATTACGTCAGTGGTCCACGGCTGATCACCGCTGACACCAAGGCGGAGATGAAGAAGATCCTGGCTGACATTCAGGACGGCACCTTTGCCAAGAACTTCGTGGCGGAATGTGAGGCCGGCAAGCCGGAAATGAAGAAGATTCGCGAGCGAGATGCGGCATTGCCCATCGAAGCGGTGGGCAAAGGCCTGCGCTCGATGTTCAGTTGGCTTAAGACAGCCTGA
- a CDS encoding D-alanine--D-alanine ligase family protein, protein MPKTSTPVQIGLVFGGDSGEHAVSIRSAITVHQGLRRGDNRHRYEVVPVYIDRQGRWWGPAVADAVLASGQPADEHDLPQPLPPSGFRSLPRETDAVDVWYPVLHGPNGEDGTVQGLFRLMQRPFVGAAVLGSAVGMDKQAMKAAFAAADLPQVPYVCLQANELMSDPSREQLFKRIETLGYPCFVKPANLGSSVGISKVRNRQELEIGLQQAAELDPRLVVEQGVSARELECAVLGRDQLKASVVGEILFDADWYDYDTKYTSGRSTTLIPAPLPDDVSQRVREQALLACEAVGVHGMARVDFFFSAETNELWINEINTLPGFTDQSMYPMLWENSGLTLEQLVHELVQTAGQ, encoded by the coding sequence GTGCCGAAGACCTCCACACCTGTCCAGATCGGTCTGGTCTTCGGAGGTGATTCCGGCGAACACGCCGTCTCGATCCGGTCGGCCATCACAGTTCATCAAGGTCTGAGACGTGGAGACAATCGCCATCGGTATGAGGTGGTGCCCGTCTACATCGACCGGCAGGGGCGGTGGTGGGGCCCTGCTGTCGCCGATGCGGTCCTGGCATCCGGCCAGCCGGCTGATGAACATGACCTGCCGCAGCCTTTGCCACCATCAGGTTTTCGCTCCCTGCCCAGGGAAACCGACGCCGTGGACGTCTGGTATCCGGTGCTGCATGGCCCGAATGGTGAAGACGGCACGGTCCAGGGGCTGTTCAGGCTGATGCAGCGTCCCTTCGTTGGCGCCGCTGTGCTGGGTTCCGCCGTCGGCATGGACAAGCAGGCGATGAAAGCAGCCTTTGCCGCTGCTGATCTTCCCCAGGTTCCCTATGTCTGTCTGCAGGCGAACGAGTTGATGAGTGATCCATCCCGGGAACAACTCTTCAAACGCATCGAAACCCTCGGCTACCCCTGCTTCGTGAAGCCTGCCAACCTGGGCTCATCCGTGGGCATCAGCAAGGTTCGCAACCGACAGGAGCTCGAGATCGGCCTGCAGCAGGCCGCGGAACTCGATCCACGTCTGGTGGTTGAACAGGGTGTGTCAGCCCGGGAGCTCGAATGCGCCGTGCTGGGGCGGGATCAGCTGAAAGCGTCCGTGGTTGGGGAGATCCTCTTTGACGCGGACTGGTACGACTACGACACCAAATACACCTCGGGACGCAGCACGACCCTGATTCCAGCGCCGCTTCCCGACGATGTGAGCCAACGCGTGCGTGAGCAGGCTCTTCTCGCCTGTGAGGCGGTTGGTGTGCATGGCATGGCACGTGTTGATTTCTTCTTCAGCGCAGAGACCAACGAGCTTTGGATCAACGAGATCAACACCCTCCCCGGTTTCACAGATCAGAGCATGTACCCCATGCTCTGGGAAAACAGCGGCTTAACACTCGAACAGCTCGTGCACGAACTGGTGCAAACCGCTGGACAATGA
- a CDS encoding cell division protein FtsQ/DivIB, which translates to MTRRTTDARAQSKGARSPQLERRRQLRREKRQDLLIQCWRVVALLTASASLGWLLLRHGWTLEESSQVVIHGDTGLRPELVARVGGLNFPQPLLDISPAELERRLLRDLPVRSASVERRGLPAQLVIALEGQLPIAHATRQRENRSEKGMVDARGHWIQPSADASNRVPSDSLIVNGWTDDRRAVIAALLEERNDFGSPLISITLDPNGKITMTTKMLGSVDLGDDLSRLPEQIAVIKELSRSMPAHLGPKGKGTLDLSNPDRPELELPLKPAVPKPAAAAN; encoded by the coding sequence GTGACTAGACGCACAACAGACGCTCGAGCGCAGTCGAAGGGTGCACGATCACCTCAACTCGAACGCCGTCGTCAGCTTCGCAGGGAGAAACGTCAGGATCTTCTGATCCAGTGCTGGCGCGTCGTAGCCCTGCTCACGGCCAGTGCCAGTCTCGGCTGGTTGCTGCTCCGGCACGGCTGGACGCTCGAGGAAAGCAGCCAGGTTGTGATCCACGGTGACACGGGTCTGCGGCCCGAGCTGGTGGCCCGTGTTGGAGGCCTGAACTTTCCACAACCGCTTCTGGATATCAGCCCCGCTGAGCTGGAGCGCCGCCTGCTCCGTGACCTACCGGTCCGCTCGGCCAGTGTGGAACGACGAGGACTGCCAGCTCAGCTGGTGATCGCACTGGAGGGGCAGCTCCCGATTGCCCATGCCACCCGACAGCGCGAGAACCGCTCGGAGAAAGGAATGGTGGATGCCCGCGGTCACTGGATCCAACCGAGCGCTGACGCCTCCAACCGGGTTCCCTCCGATTCCCTCATCGTTAATGGCTGGACGGATGACCGACGCGCCGTCATCGCCGCCCTGTTGGAGGAGCGCAATGACTTCGGCAGTCCTCTGATCAGCATCACTCTGGATCCAAACGGCAAGATCACGATGACGACCAAGATGCTCGGATCAGTCGATCTCGGTGACGACCTCAGTCGGCTCCCGGAACAGATCGCCGTCATCAAGGAACTCAGCCGCAGCATGCCGGCTCACCTCGGGCCGAAAGGCAAGGGAACCCTCGATCTCAGCAACCCGGACAGACCCGAACTGGAACTCCCCTTGAAGCCTGCTGTTCCGAAGCCAGCTGCGGCAGCGAACTGA
- the ftsZ gene encoding cell division protein FtsZ: MHPHHNGSASTMEIVSTSMEAAGIQPSQSARIEVIGVGGGGSNAVNRMIISELEGVSYHVLNTDAQALIQSQAQRRLQLGQTLTRGLGAGGNPTIGQKAAEESRADLQQALQGADLVFIAAGMGGGTGTGAAPVVAEVAREVGALTVGIVTKPFGFEGRRRMRQADEGISRLAEHVDTLIVIPNDRLRDAISGAPLQEAFRSADDVLRMGVKGISDIITCPGLVNVDFADVRSVMTEAGTALLGIGIGSGRSRAIEAAQAAISSPLLEAERIDGAKGCVINISGGKDMTLEDMTAASEVIYDVVDPEANIIVGTVVDESLEGEVHVTVIATGFDNGQQYKGERSTTRNLASQASMQRKSEPQDNGARIPEFLRQRQQQTGSDS, translated from the coding sequence ATGCATCCACATCACAACGGTTCAGCCTCAACGATGGAAATTGTGTCCACGTCCATGGAGGCTGCCGGGATCCAGCCAAGCCAGTCGGCGCGGATTGAGGTGATCGGGGTCGGCGGAGGCGGCAGCAACGCTGTGAACCGCATGATCATCAGCGAGCTTGAGGGCGTCTCGTACCACGTTCTGAATACCGATGCCCAGGCTTTGATTCAGTCCCAGGCTCAACGCCGACTGCAGCTGGGCCAAACCCTCACACGAGGTCTCGGAGCCGGTGGCAATCCCACCATCGGTCAGAAAGCTGCAGAGGAATCCAGGGCTGATCTCCAGCAGGCACTTCAGGGAGCGGATCTCGTCTTCATCGCAGCCGGCATGGGCGGAGGAACAGGAACAGGAGCCGCTCCGGTGGTGGCTGAAGTCGCCCGAGAGGTCGGTGCTCTCACGGTCGGCATCGTGACGAAGCCCTTTGGATTCGAAGGTCGCCGACGCATGCGTCAGGCCGATGAGGGCATCTCCCGTCTCGCGGAACATGTCGACACGCTGATCGTGATACCGAACGATCGCCTGCGCGATGCGATTTCCGGAGCCCCGCTGCAGGAAGCCTTCCGCAGCGCGGACGATGTCCTGCGCATGGGCGTCAAAGGCATCAGCGACATCATCACCTGCCCCGGACTGGTCAATGTTGACTTCGCTGATGTCCGATCGGTGATGACTGAAGCCGGAACTGCACTGCTCGGCATCGGCATCGGCTCAGGCCGCTCCAGAGCGATCGAAGCTGCTCAGGCAGCGATCAGCAGTCCTCTTCTGGAAGCAGAACGCATTGACGGCGCCAAAGGCTGCGTGATCAACATCAGTGGCGGCAAGGACATGACCCTCGAGGACATGACGGCGGCTTCGGAGGTCATCTATGACGTCGTCGATCCGGAAGCCAACATCATCGTTGGAACCGTGGTCGATGAATCCCTCGAAGGGGAAGTTCACGTCACTGTGATCGCCACTGGTTTCGACAATGGCCAGCAGTACAAAGGCGAGCGTTCCACAACCCGCAATCTGGCCAGTCAGGCTTCGATGCAGCGCAAGAGCGAACCCCAGGACAATGGCGCTCGCATTCCTGAATTCCTGCGCCAACGCCAACAACAAACCGGCTCGGACAGCTGA
- a CDS encoding PIN/TRAM domain-containing protein gives MVDPLILLLFMASGAAAGWMGVHLLPAELLDETTNAEGVRWVLTGFGSFFGLIAGLVFQRLRQRLMQQVRTMPTDLLISRAVGLILGLLVANLLLAPVLLLPLPGGVSLLKPLIAILSNVFFGVLGTNLAEVHGRTLLRLFNPASTEALLVADGVLTPASAKILDTSVIIDGRIRGMLACGLLEGQVIVAQSVIDEMQQLADSTNVEKRAKGRRGLKLLKDLRETYGRRLVINSTRYDGEGTDDRLLQLAADTRGTLVTADFNLAQVAEVKELKVMNLSELVIALRPEVQPGDELSLKIVREGKEESQGVGYLDDGTMVVVQDARALIGQRKPVVVTGALQTPTGRMVFARLEDRRKSKPTKTAERRSADPR, from the coding sequence ATGGTGGATCCCCTCATCCTGCTGCTGTTCATGGCATCCGGCGCAGCTGCGGGCTGGATGGGCGTCCATCTGCTGCCTGCGGAATTGCTGGATGAGACCACCAATGCTGAAGGGGTCCGCTGGGTGCTCACCGGTTTTGGATCCTTCTTCGGGCTGATCGCGGGCCTGGTGTTTCAGCGGTTGCGTCAGCGCCTGATGCAGCAGGTCCGCACCATGCCCACCGATCTGCTGATCAGCAGGGCCGTGGGTCTGATTCTGGGGTTGCTGGTGGCCAACCTCCTGCTTGCGCCTGTTCTGCTGCTGCCGTTACCGGGTGGCGTGTCGCTGCTGAAGCCCCTGATTGCCATCCTCAGCAATGTGTTTTTCGGGGTGCTCGGAACCAACCTGGCGGAGGTGCACGGCCGCACCCTGCTGAGGCTGTTCAACCCTGCCAGCACTGAAGCCCTGCTCGTAGCCGATGGTGTGCTGACGCCCGCAAGCGCCAAGATCCTCGACACGAGTGTGATCATCGACGGCCGGATCCGGGGGATGCTGGCCTGCGGGCTGCTGGAAGGGCAGGTGATCGTGGCCCAGAGCGTGATCGATGAGATGCAGCAGCTGGCGGATTCCACCAATGTTGAAAAACGCGCGAAGGGACGGCGAGGGCTGAAGCTGCTGAAGGACCTGCGTGAGACCTACGGCCGGCGCCTGGTGATCAACAGCACCCGCTATGACGGCGAGGGGACGGACGACCGCCTGCTGCAGCTCGCAGCCGACACGAGAGGAACACTGGTCACCGCTGATTTCAACCTCGCCCAGGTGGCTGAAGTGAAGGAGCTCAAGGTGATGAACCTGAGCGAACTCGTGATTGCCCTGCGGCCCGAGGTCCAGCCGGGTGATGAGCTGAGCCTCAAGATCGTCCGGGAAGGCAAGGAAGAGAGCCAGGGCGTCGGCTATCTGGACGACGGCACGATGGTGGTGGTTCAGGATGCCCGTGCCCTGATCGGGCAGCGCAAACCGGTTGTCGTCACCGGTGCACTGCAGACCCCGACCGGCCGCATGGTGTTTGCCCGTCTCGAGGACAGGCGCAAGAGCAAGCCAACCAAAACCGCCGAGCGCCGGTCCGCAGACCCCCGCTAG
- the hemW gene encoding radical SAM family heme chaperone HemW — protein sequence MPHPFPPRSAYLHIPFCHRRCYYCDFAVVPLGDKASGEAGPGSASIRDYLALLHRDIAASDSGPPLSTIYIGGGTPSLLSPDQIGALLDSLRCRFGIQQGAEITLEMDPASFDQRQLQAVLAAGINRVSLGGQSFDDLVLQQLGRRHRSCDLQNACGWLQAAWSDGTLHSWSLDLIQNLPGQTLDHWQLQLHQAVQTGAPHISVYDLSVEPGTVFERLQQRGELDLPEEEDAVQLMGLTSTYLADAGLSCYEISNHARPGHASRHNRVYWSGAGWWGFGMGSTAAPWGERIARPRTRETYRDWLNQGSGSGERRRLPLDDLLLVGLRRREGVNLEALGCPAIGNLLQRWQPFIDRGLLECAAGRWRLCDPAGMALSNQVLVEVLLWWEEQTTAATPSSAEPARTALDPQAALG from the coding sequence ATGCCCCATCCCTTCCCGCCACGCAGCGCTTATCTCCACATTCCTTTCTGCCATCGACGCTGCTACTACTGCGATTTCGCAGTGGTTCCCCTGGGGGACAAAGCCAGTGGAGAGGCTGGTCCGGGCAGTGCATCCATCCGCGACTACCTGGCTCTGCTCCATCGGGACATCGCAGCCTCAGACAGCGGTCCTCCCCTCTCCACGATCTACATCGGAGGGGGAACTCCCTCCCTGCTCAGCCCTGATCAGATAGGTGCATTGCTTGACAGCCTCCGTTGTCGTTTCGGCATTCAGCAGGGGGCGGAAATCACCCTGGAGATGGATCCCGCGAGCTTCGATCAACGGCAGCTGCAGGCGGTGCTCGCCGCAGGCATCAATCGCGTCAGCCTGGGAGGCCAGAGCTTTGATGACCTGGTCTTGCAACAGCTTGGGCGGCGTCACCGGAGCTGCGATCTCCAGAACGCCTGTGGCTGGCTGCAAGCGGCATGGTCTGACGGAACCCTGCATTCCTGGAGCCTGGATCTGATTCAGAACCTGCCTGGGCAGACGCTTGATCACTGGCAGCTGCAGCTGCATCAGGCGGTTCAGACCGGGGCTCCCCACATTTCGGTCTACGACCTCTCCGTGGAACCGGGAACGGTGTTTGAACGGCTCCAACAGCGAGGGGAGCTGGATTTACCCGAGGAGGAGGATGCGGTGCAGCTGATGGGACTGACCAGTACCTATCTGGCTGATGCGGGCCTCAGTTGTTATGAGATCTCCAACCATGCCCGGCCCGGGCACGCCTCGCGTCATAACCGCGTCTACTGGAGTGGTGCCGGCTGGTGGGGATTCGGAATGGGGTCGACAGCCGCTCCATGGGGAGAACGCATCGCCCGGCCCCGCACCCGTGAGACCTATCGGGACTGGCTGAATCAGGGCAGCGGGAGCGGCGAGCGGCGCAGGCTGCCTCTGGATGATCTGTTGCTGGTGGGTTTGCGACGGCGCGAAGGGGTCAATCTCGAGGCACTGGGATGTCCAGCCATTGGGAACCTGCTGCAGCGCTGGCAGCCATTCATCGACAGGGGCTTGCTGGAGTGCGCTGCTGGACGTTGGCGCCTCTGCGATCCAGCGGGAATGGCTCTCAGCAACCAGGTGCTGGTGGAGGTGCTTCTGTGGTGGGAGGAGCAGACGACTGCTGCGACACCCAGCTCCGCAGAGCCTGCTCGAACAGCTCTCGACCCGCAAGCAGCGCTGGGCTGA
- the miaB gene encoding tRNA (N6-isopentenyl adenosine(37)-C2)-methylthiotransferase MiaB, which yields MVVSAPTITAAQTAERSSYWITTFGCQMNKADSERMAGILEAMGYRQASAELDADLVLYNTCTIRDNAEQKVYSYLGRQAQRKRSNPNLTLVVAGCVAQQEGEALLRRVPELDLVMGPQHANRLETLLQQVQSGQQVVATEDHHILEDITTARRDSSICGWVNVIYGCNERCTYCVVPSVRGKEQSRWPEAIRLEMEGLAAQGFREITLLGQNIDAYGRDLPGITPEGRRQHTLTDLLHHVHGVAGIERIRFATSHPRYFTERLIDACADLPKLCEHFHIPFQSGDNDVLRAMARGYTVERYQRIIDRIRQRMPDAALSADVIVAFPGETDAQFRRTLRLVESIGFDQVNTAAYSPRPNTPAASWGDQLPEAVKVARLQELNALVETSARQRNARYTGRVVEVLAEGLNPKDPSQLMGRTRTNRLTFFNARGCDESSHQPGDLVRVRIDAVRPFSLTGTPLPESGEH from the coding sequence GTGGTTGTCTCCGCCCCGACCATCACCGCTGCCCAGACTGCTGAACGCAGCAGCTACTGGATCACCACGTTCGGCTGCCAGATGAACAAGGCGGATTCCGAACGCATGGCCGGAATCCTGGAAGCCATGGGCTATCGACAGGCCAGTGCTGAGCTGGATGCTGATCTCGTTCTGTACAACACCTGCACGATCCGCGACAACGCTGAGCAGAAGGTTTACAGCTACCTGGGGCGTCAGGCGCAGCGGAAGCGCAGCAATCCGAATCTGACGCTGGTCGTTGCCGGCTGCGTTGCCCAGCAGGAGGGAGAAGCACTGCTGCGACGTGTGCCCGAACTCGATCTGGTGATGGGGCCGCAACATGCCAATCGCCTGGAGACTCTGTTGCAGCAGGTGCAGAGCGGACAGCAGGTGGTGGCCACCGAAGACCACCACATCCTCGAAGACATCACCACAGCAAGACGCGACAGCTCCATCTGTGGCTGGGTGAACGTGATCTACGGCTGCAACGAACGCTGCACCTACTGCGTCGTGCCCTCCGTTCGCGGCAAGGAGCAGTCCCGCTGGCCTGAGGCGATCCGGCTGGAGATGGAAGGGCTGGCGGCTCAGGGATTCAGGGAGATCACCCTCCTGGGCCAGAACATCGATGCCTATGGACGCGACCTACCGGGGATCACCCCCGAAGGCCGCCGGCAACACACCCTCACCGATCTGCTCCATCACGTTCACGGCGTCGCGGGCATCGAACGCATCCGATTCGCCACGAGCCACCCCCGTTACTTCACTGAACGCCTGATCGACGCCTGTGCCGATCTCCCCAAACTCTGCGAACACTTCCACATTCCCTTTCAGAGCGGAGACAACGACGTCCTGCGTGCGATGGCAAGGGGCTACACCGTGGAGCGTTACCAACGGATCATTGACCGCATCCGGCAGCGCATGCCTGATGCAGCCCTGAGTGCGGACGTGATCGTCGCGTTCCCCGGAGAAACGGATGCCCAGTTCCGCAGAACCCTGCGGTTGGTCGAGTCGATCGGATTCGATCAGGTGAACACCGCTGCCTATTCGCCGCGGCCGAACACTCCGGCTGCCAGCTGGGGGGACCAGCTGCCCGAGGCCGTTAAGGTGGCACGGCTTCAGGAACTCAATGCCCTGGTGGAGACCTCCGCCCGCCAGCGCAATGCCCGCTACACAGGACGCGTTGTGGAGGTGCTTGCAGAAGGCCTCAATCCCAAGGATCCGTCACAACTGATGGGACGCACCCGCACCAACCGACTGACGTTTTTCAATGCCAGGGGTTGCGATGAGAGCAGCCATCAACCCGGCGATCTGGTCAGGGTGCGCATCGACGCGGTGCGCCCCTTCTCCTTGACCGGCACCCCCCTCCCTGAGTCCGGGGAACACTGA
- a CDS encoding ATP-dependent Clp protease proteolytic subunit, which translates to MTTSAPYYGDSAVMRTPPPDLPSLLLKERIVYLGLPLFSDDDSKRQLGIDVTELIIAQLLYLEFDNAEKPIYFYINSTGTSWYSGDAIGFETEAFAICDTLRYVKPPVHTICIGQAMGTAAVILSAGTKGQRAALPHSSIVLHQPRSGAQGQATDIQIRAKEVLHNKQAMLEILSNNTGRSVEELSKDSDRMSYLTPEQAVDYGLIDRVLSSRKELPGSNNS; encoded by the coding sequence ATGACCACATCGGCCCCCTATTACGGCGACTCCGCCGTGATGCGTACGCCGCCCCCCGACCTTCCTTCATTGCTGCTCAAGGAACGGATCGTTTATCTCGGCTTGCCTCTCTTCTCCGATGACGACTCCAAGCGTCAGCTGGGCATCGATGTGACGGAGCTGATCATTGCCCAGCTGTTGTATCTGGAGTTCGATAACGCCGAGAAGCCCATTTATTTCTATATCAACTCAACAGGAACCAGCTGGTACTCCGGAGATGCCATCGGCTTTGAAACCGAAGCCTTCGCCATCTGCGACACGCTCCGCTACGTGAAGCCTCCGGTCCACACCATCTGCATCGGCCAGGCGATGGGAACCGCCGCCGTGATCCTTTCGGCCGGCACCAAGGGACAGAGGGCCGCGCTGCCCCACTCCTCGATCGTGCTGCATCAGCCCCGCAGCGGAGCCCAGGGCCAGGCCACCGACATCCAGATCCGGGCGAAGGAAGTGCTGCACAACAAGCAGGCCATGCTTGAGATCCTCTCCAATAACACGGGTCGCAGCGTGGAAGAGCTCAGCAAGGATTCCGATCGGATGAGCTATCTCACCCCCGAGCAGGCCGTCGACTACGGACTGATCGACCGCGTTCTCAGCAGCCGGAAGGAACTTCCCGGCAGCAACAACTCCTGA
- the panB gene encoding 3-methyl-2-oxobutanoate hydroxymethyltransferase, producing the protein MRPADLIRFKQTGRSITMLTAWDSLSAAWVEAAGADAVLVGDSLAMVALGHATTLPVTLEQMLLHTQAVERGFQSLPSAQPLLISDLPFLSYQCGEDLAVRAAGRLLKESSAAAVKLEGSEPEVVSVINRLVRMGIPVMGHLGLTPQAVHRMGYRRQAEDPVSQERLLSQALELEQAGCFSLVLEHVPADLAGKVRRQLTIPVIGIGAGDDCDGQVRVTADLLGLTAQQPPFSPALLAGRELFEQALRSWVSQQSSAPPTTEAPPPAPGC; encoded by the coding sequence ATGCGCCCCGCCGATCTGATCCGGTTCAAGCAGACCGGTCGATCCATCACCATGCTGACGGCCTGGGACAGCCTTTCTGCGGCCTGGGTTGAGGCGGCTGGCGCCGATGCCGTTCTGGTGGGGGACTCCCTGGCCATGGTGGCTCTCGGTCATGCCACGACCCTCCCCGTCACCCTTGAGCAGATGCTGCTGCACACGCAGGCCGTCGAGCGAGGCTTTCAGTCGCTGCCGTCAGCGCAGCCTCTGCTGATCAGTGATCTTCCCTTTCTCAGCTATCAGTGCGGCGAAGATCTCGCGGTGCGGGCCGCCGGAAGACTGCTGAAGGAATCGAGTGCCGCCGCTGTGAAGCTGGAGGGATCGGAACCGGAAGTGGTGTCGGTGATCAATCGCCTGGTGCGCATGGGGATCCCCGTCATGGGCCATCTGGGACTGACCCCTCAGGCGGTTCACCGCATGGGGTATCGCAGACAGGCTGAAGATCCCGTCAGCCAGGAACGGTTGCTCTCACAGGCGTTGGAGCTGGAACAGGCGGGCTGTTTCTCCCTGGTTCTGGAACACGTCCCAGCTGACCTTGCCGGCAAGGTCCGGCGTCAACTGACGATCCCCGTGATCGGGATCGGGGCTGGCGACGACTGTGATGGCCAGGTGCGCGTGACCGCTGATCTGCTGGGTCTCACCGCCCAGCAACCTCCCTTCAGCCCAGCGCTGCTTGCGGGTCGAGAGCTGTTCGAGCAGGCTCTGCGGAGCTGGGTGTCGCAGCAGTCGTCTGCTCCTCCCACCACAGAAGCACCTCCACCAGCACCTGGTTGCTGA
- a CDS encoding ATP-dependent Clp protease proteolytic subunit — MPIGTPSVPYRLPGSQMERWVDIYTRLGVERILFLGSEVNDGIANSLVAQMLYLDSEDSSKPIYLYINSPGGSVTAGLAIYDTIQYVKSDVVTICVGLAASMGAFLLAAGTKGKRLALPHSRIMIHQPLGGTSRRQASDIEIEAREILRMKEMLNRSLADMSGQSFDKIEKDTDRDYFLSAEEAKNYGLIDRVISHPNEA; from the coding sequence ATGCCAATCGGTACCCCCAGCGTTCCCTATCGCCTCCCCGGCAGCCAGATGGAGCGCTGGGTCGACATCTACACCCGCCTTGGTGTGGAACGCATCCTGTTCCTTGGCTCGGAAGTCAATGACGGCATCGCCAACAGCCTCGTGGCCCAGATGCTGTATCTCGATTCCGAAGACAGCAGCAAGCCGATCTATCTGTACATCAATTCACCAGGCGGTTCTGTGACGGCCGGACTGGCGATCTACGACACGATCCAGTACGTCAAAAGCGATGTGGTCACCATCTGCGTCGGCCTGGCCGCCTCGATGGGCGCCTTTCTGCTGGCAGCGGGGACCAAGGGCAAGCGACTCGCCCTGCCGCACAGCCGGATCATGATCCACCAACCCCTCGGAGGTACCAGCCGTCGTCAGGCAAGTGACATCGAAATCGAAGCCCGGGAGATTCTGCGTATGAAGGAGATGCTGAACCGCTCGCTGGCTGACATGAGTGGCCAGAGCTTCGACAAGATTGAGAAAGACACCGACCGCGACTACTTCCTGAGCGCCGAGGAAGCCAAGAACTATGGCCTCATCGACAGAGTCATCTCCCATCCCAACGAAGCGTAA